From Numida meleagris isolate 19003 breed g44 Domestic line chromosome 4, NumMel1.0, whole genome shotgun sequence, the proteins below share one genomic window:
- the OSTN gene encoding osteocrin isoform X3 gives MLLGRSVISVTALGSYPVFGVVRGCLCFQMLQFQLVVVHLALVITLLQWHSSSMLLAEAAPEPLEPSAALGMAAHPTASEEKSASSLAAKLLLLDELVSLENEVTETKKKRSFPGFGSPIDRISATSVDAKGKQRKVVELPKRRFGVPLDRIGVSRLGNTKG, from the exons ATGCTGCTGGGGAGATCTGTGATTTCTGTAACAGCTTTAGGCAGCTATCCTGTGTTTGGGGTGGTTCGTGGCTGCCTCTGCTTTCAA ATGCTGCAGTTCCAGCTTGTCGTGGTCCATCTGGCCCTTGTGATCACCCTGCTGCAGTGGCATTCTAGCTCAATGCTCCTTGCAGAGGCAGCTCCGGAG CCTTTGGagccttctgctgctttgggcaTGGCAGCACATCCTACTGCCAGCGAGGAGAAGTCAGCCTCCAGCCTGGCAGCCAAACTGCTCCTCCTTGATGAGCTGGTGTCTCTGGAGAACGAGGTGACTGAGACgaagaagaaaaggagtttTCCAGGATTTGGCTCCCCAATTGACAGAATTTCTGCAACATCTGTGGATGCCAAAGGCAAACAGAG GAAAGTGGTTGAGCTGCCTAAGAGACGGTTCGGAGTTCCTCTTGACCGGATCGGAGTGAGCCGTCTTGGCAACACCAAGGGTTAG
- the OSTN gene encoding osteocrin isoform X1 has product MLLGRSVISVTALGSYPVFGVVRGCLCFQMLQFQLVVVHLALVITLLQWHSSSMLLAEAAPEPLEPSAALGMAAHPTASEEKSASSLAAKLLLLDELVSLENEVTETKKKRSFPGFGSPIDRISATSVDAKGKQRKVVELPKRRFGVPLDRIGVSRLGNTKGSSVLND; this is encoded by the exons ATGCTGCTGGGGAGATCTGTGATTTCTGTAACAGCTTTAGGCAGCTATCCTGTGTTTGGGGTGGTTCGTGGCTGCCTCTGCTTTCAA ATGCTGCAGTTCCAGCTTGTCGTGGTCCATCTGGCCCTTGTGATCACCCTGCTGCAGTGGCATTCTAGCTCAATGCTCCTTGCAGAGGCAGCTCCGGAG CCTTTGGagccttctgctgctttgggcaTGGCAGCACATCCTACTGCCAGCGAGGAGAAGTCAGCCTCCAGCCTGGCAGCCAAACTGCTCCTCCTTGATGAGCTGGTGTCTCTGGAGAACGAGGTGACTGAGACgaagaagaaaaggagtttTCCAGGATTTGGCTCCCCAATTGACAGAATTTCTGCAACATCTGTGGATGCCAAAGGCAAACAGAG GAAAGTGGTTGAGCTGCCTAAGAGACGGTTCGGAGTTCCTCTTGACCGGATCGGAGTGAGCCGTCTTGGCAACACCAAGG GTTCTTCTGTTCTGAATGATTGA
- the OSTN gene encoding osteocrin isoform X2 translates to MLQFQLVVVHLALVITLLQWHSSSMLLAEAAPEPLEPSAALGMAAHPTASEEKSASSLAAKLLLLDELVSLENEVTETKKKRSFPGFGSPIDRISATSVDAKGKQRKVVELPKRRFGVPLDRIGVSRLGNTKGSSVLND, encoded by the exons ATGCTGCAGTTCCAGCTTGTCGTGGTCCATCTGGCCCTTGTGATCACCCTGCTGCAGTGGCATTCTAGCTCAATGCTCCTTGCAGAGGCAGCTCCGGAG CCTTTGGagccttctgctgctttgggcaTGGCAGCACATCCTACTGCCAGCGAGGAGAAGTCAGCCTCCAGCCTGGCAGCCAAACTGCTCCTCCTTGATGAGCTGGTGTCTCTGGAGAACGAGGTGACTGAGACgaagaagaaaaggagtttTCCAGGATTTGGCTCCCCAATTGACAGAATTTCTGCAACATCTGTGGATGCCAAAGGCAAACAGAG GAAAGTGGTTGAGCTGCCTAAGAGACGGTTCGGAGTTCCTCTTGACCGGATCGGAGTGAGCCGTCTTGGCAACACCAAGG GTTCTTCTGTTCTGAATGATTGA